The following coding sequences lie in one Leptospira mtsangambouensis genomic window:
- a CDS encoding YiiX family permuted papain-like enzyme → MKYKLLFLLIILSTNPIFGKLIDTSKLEEGDIIFHESKSEQATAIKLATKSKYTHVGIIFKYGKTFKVLEAIEPVKITDLPKFIGRGTNNHYVIKRISNAKTKLTPETIQKMKEYGNSLLGKHYDLYFEWSDDRIYCTELVWKLYDKFTGIQLGDLKTLRDFDLSSKQVLTLMKKRYGNNIPYGEPVISPADMFQSNELVTVLE, encoded by the coding sequence ATAAAATATAAACTCTTATTTTTACTCATAATTTTATCCACAAATCCAATATTTGGGAAATTAATTGATACTTCAAAGTTAGAAGAGGGAGATATTATTTTTCATGAATCAAAATCAGAACAAGCAACGGCAATAAAATTAGCAACAAAATCTAAGTACACCCATGTTGGAATTATCTTTAAATATGGAAAAACATTCAAAGTATTAGAGGCCATTGAACCTGTCAAAATCACCGATCTCCCAAAATTCATCGGGAGAGGAACAAACAACCATTATGTGATCAAACGTATCAGTAATGCAAAAACAAAACTGACACCAGAGACCATTCAAAAAATGAAAGAATATGGTAATTCCTTACTTGGCAAACATTATGATCTTTACTTTGAGTGGTCGGATGATCGAATTTATTGTACGGAACTTGTTTGGAAACTTTATGACAAGTTTACAGGCATCCAACTGGGAGATTTAAAAACCTTACGCGACTTTGATTTATCTTCTAAACAAGTCCTAACTCTCATGAAAAAAAGATATGGGAATAACATTCCGTATGGTGAACCGGTCATCTCCCCCGCTGATATGTTCCAATCAAACGAATTGGTTACTGTGCTAGAGTGA
- a CDS encoding DUF4180 domain-containing protein, translating to MNIRKIRKNNIEIAVVDSENTLITDPSTALDFFATIQYDSGCDRFVLKQSHLDSDFFDLKTGLAGNVLQKIVNYRMKLAIIGDFSIYTSKSLSDFIYEMNTGRDVFFLNSEEEAIDRLANI from the coding sequence ATGAACATTCGTAAAATTAGGAAAAACAATATTGAAATAGCAGTCGTCGATTCAGAAAATACGCTGATCACAGACCCATCCACTGCCCTGGACTTTTTTGCCACCATCCAATACGATTCGGGCTGTGACCGATTTGTTTTGAAACAATCACATCTTGACTCGGACTTCTTCGATTTAAAAACGGGTCTTGCCGGAAACGTATTGCAAAAAATTGTCAACTACCGGATGAAACTAGCAATCATCGGAGATTTTTCCATTTATACAAGCAAAAGTCTCAGTGATTTTATTTACGAAATGAATACTGGGAGAGATGTTTTTTTTCTGAATTCAGAAGAGGAAGCAATCGACCGTTTAGCCAATATTTAA
- a CDS encoding SRPBCC family protein — MKSEKNVVKMERRGETEVVFKRYFDAPRELVFDCHTKPELMKRWLIGPEGMVLDTCKQDLKVGGKYLYLYADKDGNKSGVYGTFREVVIPEKLANTENYIFDMSTFDQNAPEDPNATFESRTFTAEGNRTLMTHLCRYASPEVCKMMVESGAADGMAECYLELDKLLVEMA; from the coding sequence ATGAAATCAGAGAAAAATGTAGTAAAGATGGAACGTCGAGGTGAAACAGAAGTTGTGTTTAAAAGGTACTTCGACGCACCAAGGGAATTGGTTTTTGATTGTCACACCAAACCGGAATTAATGAAAAGATGGCTCATTGGTCCCGAAGGTATGGTTCTTGATACTTGTAAACAAGATCTGAAAGTTGGTGGCAAATACTTGTATCTTTATGCGGATAAAGACGGAAACAAATCAGGAGTATACGGAACATTTCGAGAGGTTGTGATTCCTGAGAAATTAGCCAATACAGAAAATTACATTTTTGACATGTCAACTTTTGATCAAAATGCTCCTGAAGATCCGAATGCTACTTTCGAATCGCGTACATTTACCGCCGAAGGGAATCGGACACTCATGACACACCTCTGCAGATATGCATCACCAGAAGTTTGTAAGATGATGGTGGAATCCGGTGCGGCTGATGGTATGGCAGAATGTTATTTGGAGCTAGATAAATTACTCGTAGAAATGGCTTAA
- a CDS encoding ArsR/SmtB family transcription factor: protein MQTLDATFSALADPTRRAILMRLAKGDLTVMELSKPFRMSQPAISKHLKVLEEAGLISTTVRAQERPRRLETAPLKTAIDWIEKYRQMWENRYQVLDGLLVELQTIQTKGDKKK from the coding sequence ATGCAAACTCTTGATGCCACATTCTCTGCTCTTGCTGATCCCACTCGTCGGGCGATTCTTATGCGCCTTGCCAAAGGGGACTTAACCGTTATGGAACTTTCAAAACCCTTTCGGATGAGCCAACCCGCGATTTCCAAACACCTTAAAGTTTTGGAAGAGGCAGGTCTTATTTCCACTACTGTCCGAGCCCAAGAAAGGCCCCGCCGGTTGGAAACAGCACCGCTCAAAACAGCAATCGATTGGATCGAAAAATACCGCCAGATGTGGGAAAATCGATATCAGGTGTTAGATGGACTACTTGTCGAATTACAAACAATACAAACCAAAGGGGATAAGAAAAAATGA